TAggaatatatataaatactgtatacggTATAGTGTACATCATACGGGATGCACACGCTTCATTTTGCCGTCTTCTGTTTCCTCGGACGGTGCCTCGCCATTGGCTGCGTGTGGTCACGTGGTGTGCTAACTGAGTTGCCAGGAAAGTAGGCGGGTTGAAGGGAAGCAGCGGCGGGTAAAAGAGAAGAGGAGCGATGGAAATGTTTGGCACGTGAATGGTCATGAGCTCCTACCTGATGGAGTCCAACTATGTGGACCCAAAGTTCCCGCCGTGCGAGGAGTATTACCCGCCCCCACGCTCCCCGGACTACTACGGCTCCCGCAGGCGCCAACATTCGGACCCCAGCGTCCACCGGCCGGATCCGCTGTACGCGCTTTGTCGGCCCGCCTCGGAGGTCTTCTCCCCGGTGACACCGATCCCGCCCGCCCGCCGTGGCGGCACTCCACCGGACCCGGTGGTGTACCCGTGGATGAGGAAAGCGCACGTGAACACGGGTAAGTGTGCCGGGAGATTTACGAGGCGAGCAAGGCCAACATCATTACACCCCCCATaaatgtttatga
This genomic interval from Dunckerocampus dactyliophorus isolate RoL2022-P2 chromosome 18, RoL_Ddac_1.1, whole genome shotgun sequence contains the following:
- the LOC129171400 gene encoding homeobox protein Hox-B4a-like; protein product: MVMSSYLMESNYVDPKFPPCEEYYPPPRSPDYYGSRRRQHSDPSVHRPDPLYALCRPASEVFSPVTPIPPARRGGTPPDPVVYPWMRKAHVNTVSSNYAGGGEPKRLRTAYTRQQVLELEKEFHYNRYLTRRRRVEIAHTLCLSEHQIKIWFQNRRMKWKKDHKLPNTKVQSGNPATAIPALTAGS